The window AGACCGTCAGCAGGCCGCCCACGGTGTATATGTGGCTGCCGAACTGCGGGGCGACGATACGTACGGCGAGGATCTCGAGGCCCATACTCGTCACGCCGGAGACGAAGACGGCGAGCTCCGGTTTCGAGAGGCGGTAGGGCTCGAGCGACCGCGGGAGATCCATTAGCTGTGTCCAGTCGGCCCATTGGTGAGTACTTGTTGCATCTCGACGAACGTCCCGTCGATACATCTCACAGCTGGACGGGCATCTCGGTGCGGCAATTGCGTACGCGTCTCGCCAACTCGAGACGCTACGAAAACAATCGACTGCCGGTCGGTCAGTCGCCCCGAACTCAATTCGTCGTGACGACTTCGATCACGTCCCGTGGCTCGACCTCGTACTCCTTGCCGAGCTGGCGGTTGCTCCGGCAGTCGATGGCGTAGAGGAAACCGTCGCCGATATCGGAGTGCAGGCTGTAGGCGAAGTCCTCCGCTGTCGACTCCGGCGGGATCAGATAGCAGTCGGGCAATACCTCGCCGCGTTCGTTCCCCAGGCCGTTCGCCCCGCCGGGGAACACCGGGATGACGCCGAGCACGTCGAACAGCGCGGTCTCGAGCGCCGCTTGGACGCCCGTCGCACCGTACTCGGTCACGAATTCGCGAATCTGCTCGAGTCCCTGCTCCTGTTCGGGGGAGACGTCCCCAGTAATTTCGAAGTCGTCGTCGCCGGGTCGGTAGTCGACGACGCCGGCCTCGTCCGCCGTCTTGAGCGCCTTTTCGGCGTGGGCGCTGCAGGGAACGATCGTGAGGTGTTTGTACTCGGGGTCGCTCGTGATCGCTTCGAAGTTGGCCTGCGCCTCCGGGGTGTCCATCTTGTTAGCCGCGATCAGCATCGGCTTCGTCGTCTTGCGGATTTCGCGGGCCAACTCGAGTCTGTCCGCGTCGTCCCACTCCTCGGGGTCGAAGCCGATCCCCACGCGGCGGATCAGGAGCTTGAGCTCGTCCTCGTTCGTTTTGAACGCGCTCATCTGCTCGGCGAGATCGGCCTCGATGGCGTCGTCCTCGGTCGTGTACCCCGAGGCGTAGCGCTCGATCCCCTTCTCCAGAATGCCGAGATACCACTGGTCGAGTTCGGTCTCGAGGAAGTCGATGTCCTCGCGGGGGTCGTGGCCCTCGGTGGGTTCGCCCTCGAGGGTCGTCTCGCCGGCGAAGTCAACGACGTGAATTAGGACGTCGGTTTCGTTCAGGTCGGTCAGGAACTGGTTACCGAGGCCGTTGCCCTCGTGGGCGCCGGGGATCAGCCCGGCGACGTCGACCAGTTTCGTCGGGACGAAACGAACGTCGCCCTCGAGGTAGCCGACGCTGGGGGTCGACACTTCGCCGAATTCGGGGGCGGCGTCTTCGACCCGGACGTATGCTTCCCCGACGCTGGGGTCGATCGTGGTGAACGGGTAGGCCCCCTCGGGGACGTCGTTCATCGTCGCCGCGTTGAAAAAGGAGGACTTGCCGACGGAGGGTTTGCCGACGAGTCCGATCCGATAACTCCTGCTCATTGTCAGTCGTGAGAGCGTATCGACTAAACGGGTTTTGATTCGTTCCTGCTATGGCATGACTGGACGTGACACGCTGGGTCTGTGGCTACACGAGGGCCTTCCAACTCCAGGCCCCAGTCGCAAGCACGACGACCGCGATCACTGCGAGAACGGCCCACTGCCCGCCTTCGGCTTCGGTGAACGGTACGGGAACCTCGATGAGGCCGGTCGCCTGTAGCATGGCCAGCGCGAGCACCACCATCGTGAAGATCGAGACGACGGCGACGGCGAGCCAGTTGCGTGCCATCCACCGTCCTTCCTGGCGGGCGTCCTCGGAATCCTCCGTCGGCGTCTCCGTCGGCCGATCGTCTGGTTTGCTCATACGCGGTCTAGACTCGTCCCCGCCCTTACCGTTGAACCTGCAGGTTCAGGGCTCGAGGACCGTGGCCTCCAGCGGGCATCGTCCGTCGTGCGCCCCTCTCAGGAACCGTGCTCGAGACTGGACTCGGCTTCGTCCAGCCAATCGGGTTCGGCGGGGCCGCCCTCGTTAGGTTCGATTTCGACGAAATGTTCGAACTGGTGATACTCGGATTCGGCCGGAATAATCCCCTCGACGTGGTAGTACTCGACGAGTCCAGCATCGGTGAGGAAGAGCTCCACCGAGAGGTTCTCATACGAGTCGAACGTCGACGCGGTTCCGGTGAGTCGATAGTGACCTCCCTCACGTTCGACGGTATCGACTACCTGGGCGACGTCGGCGAGCGATATCGGCATCGCCGGGTCGACGCCGCTTTCGGATTCCTCGACGTACGTCGTGTTGCCGTCTTCGTCCACGAGTTTCAGCACCGTTGTCTCGCCATCGTACCAGCGCTCTCGTGTGGTGTAGCGGTGATGTGACTCCGCGACGGGGCCACCGATTTCGACGTCGACCAACGCGGGCGCGCCGCCGCCAGCGACGCTTCGCGTTTCGACCCACGTCTCGATGCGCTCTCCGGACTCGTTTTTGAACGTGGTCAGCCGTTTCTCCCGATGGGGCTGCGCATCGAGTTGCTCGCGGTGTTCGGATTCGAGTGCGATGCCACTCGTTAGTTCGTCGTCTGCTATCCCGGCTGGCTGCTCGGTTTCGAATTCGTCCCCGGTGAACGCGTCGTCGACCTCATAGGGCTCGCGGTCGTCGCCGTACTCGAGCGCCTGGCACCCTGCCGTCGTGACGAGGAGGGCGATGACGACGACGATGGCGATACGAGGCATCTGTACGCGTTTTGACCAGTCCTGCAGTAATAATAGTTGTCCTGCTAACGTATCGGGTCGGTAGTTTTCTCAAAATGAACGGTTCGAACGACGTTCCGGACGTCGACGACCGGGTCTGCAGTCTGCTCTTGACGCAGTCCGGGACAGGGAACTCTCGACTTGGCGTGGGCAGGAACAGGGAACTCTCGAGGCGGATCCGTGTCGAAGTTCCACCTGTCTGTCTCCGCTCGAGATCATCGGTCGTGTCCGGAACTCAGACGGACGTCGGCGCTTCGACGCTCGTCTCGATCTCGAGTTCCTCGGCGACGTCGGAGAGGAGATCACCCTTGACCTCCGCGACACGCCACCCGATCTCGGCCACCAGCGGCGGCTCGAACGTCTCCCGGATCGTCTCGAGATGGGCGCTTTCGGTCTTGACGCGCTCGCGAAGGTAGCGCGCCCCGCGGCCGTTCTCGTCCGGATCCGGTTCGGGCGTGAGTTTGTTGGCGATGAGACCTCGAACGGCGAGGTCTTTCTCCTGGAACTCCTCGATCGAGCGCTCGGTCTCGTTCAGGGAGAGTTCGTCCGGGTTCAGCACGAGGAAGAACGCGGCGTCTTCGCGCAGGGCGGTGCCGGCGTACTCGAAGAACGCCTTCCGTCCCTCGAGGCGGGCGAGGACGGGATCACCCTCCATGACGCGACGGGGTTCGTTCTTGCCGATCGCCGCCTTCTCGAAGAGGTCGATACTGGTTCGTCGCTTGTACATGAGCCGGTCGATCCACTGCTCGAGCAGCTCCGGGAGGCCCAGCAGCCGGAGGGTGCTCCCCGAGGGGGCGGTGTCGAAGACGACCCGATCGTACTCGTCGGAATCGCGCATCACGTCCACGAATCGGTCGAACAGGGCCGACTCGTAGGCGCCGGGGGTGCCGTGGGCCATCTCGAGCTGGCGGTTGATCTCGTTGACCATCGCCGCCGACACCTGCTCGGAGAGATCCTGCCGAATCTCGTCGAGGTGGCGGATGACCTCGTCCTCGGGATCGAGTTGCATCGCGTCGAGTCCCTCGATCCCCTCGACGGGCTGGGGGGTGTCGTCGAACGGCTGGTCGAACACGTCGGTGACGGAGTGGGCCGGATCGGTCGAGACGACGAGCGTCCGCAGGCCGTCGCGAGCACAGCGAAGCCCGTAGGCACACGAGACGGTCGTCTTACCGACCCCGCCTTTGCCGCCGAAGAAGACGAATGGTTCCATGGTTCGATCAGAAGTGATACTGCTGGCCCTTTCGCTCGAGGAGCGTCCCACGATCCCACAGCCGTCGCTCCCAGGCTTCGAACTCGTCCTCGAGGTAGGGGAGCAGTTCGGCGGTGTAATACGAGACCGGCGAGGGGATGCCGAACGCGTCGGGGAAACACGCCAGCATGAACGCGTCCTCGGCGTCCTCGGCTTCCTTTTCGATCTTCTCGTAGGCGGGGTGGGAGATCAGTCCGTGATAGAACCCACGGAGCCACTCGTCGAGGATCGCCCGGTATCGTTCGATCCGGTCGGCCAGTTCCATGTCAGTACATGCCATCCGGGCGGCTAAAAGCTGTCGAGGGTTCCGTTCGGGGTGCGGTATCGTGAGGGTCGCTTTCAAGACGGTTCGGTTCCAGTGACTGCGTATGGATACGGATATGGACGGGGGCATTCCGGTCACGATTCTCTCGGGCAGCCTCGGAGCCGGGAAAACGACGTTGCTCAACCAGCTGCTGTCGAACGCCGGCGATCGAACGCTCGCGGTGCTGGTCAACGACATGGGCGAGGTCAACGTCGACGCCGAACTCGTCGCCGAGGGCTCGGAACTCGACCTCGAGGACGGCATCGCCGAACTCTCGAACGGCTGTATCTGCTGTGAGCTCCAGGACGACCTCGAGACGGCCGTCGTCAGGTTGGCCCGCGACCGTTCGTTCGATCACCTGATCGTCGAATCCTCGGGGATCTCCGAGCCTGCTCCGGTCGCGCGGTTGTTCACGACCGAGTCACGCGTCGCCGCCAAATACACGGTCGATACGCTCGTGACCGTCCTCGACACGCCCGCGTTCCTCGAGGCGTTCTCGGGGGAGGCGGTTCCAGAGCGCCGCGGCGAGGACGACGACCGGCCGCTCTCGGATCTGCTCGTCGAACAGGTCGAGGTGTCGAACGTCGTCTTGCTCAACAAGGCGGATCTGTGCTCGGACGCCGAACTCGAGCACGCGGCGGAACTCGTCCGGGCGCTTCAGCCTGACGCGGAGACGATCCCAACCGAGTTCTCGGCCGTCGACCCAGACCAGTTGCTCGGTCGTGGTCTGTTCGAACAGGAGCGGCTGAGTGACCTCCCCGGGTGGAAGCGGGCGCTCGAGGCTGGTCACGATGACGGCCACGAGCATGGTCATGGTGGCGATGACGGGGACAGGCACGCTGATAGTCACGATGACGGCCACGAGAACTCCCACCACAAGCACGAACACAACCACTACCACCCCGACGAGGTGTACGGCGTCTCCTCGTTCGTCTACCGTCGGCGTCGCCCCTTCCACCCCGACCGATTCGCGGCGTTCCTCCGCGAGCTTCCGCCCGAAATCGTCCGCGCCAAAGGTACCGCCTGGCTCGCCGACAACGAGATGCGCGTCGCCATCGCCCAGGCCGGGCCGTCCGTTCGCGTCACCGCACAGGGGCCGTGGATCGCGAGCCTGCCCGCCGTCGAACGCGACATGTACCGCTCGAGCCGGCCCGAACTCGAGTGGGACGACGAACACGGTGATCGACGGACGGAACTCGTCTTCATCGGTACCGACTACGACGAGTCGGCGCTCAGGGAGTTGCTCTCGGCGGCGCTCGTGACGGACGGCGAGTGGGGCGAGTCCGTGGACGAGCCCGATAACGACCCGTTCCCCGTCGAACAGGGCGGTGAATCCGTTCTTCGTGAGCCCTGACCGAGGCTGACAGTTCCGAGGCTGCTTGTTTTCGGTGTCACGGCACGCCGGTCAGAGCATTAACGGAATCGCGAGCCCAATCATCAGAACGGCGAGGACGAGCATGAGGTAAAACAGCCGGACGGCACGGACGCTAGCGGGAACGACGCCAACGGTTTCCGGCCGCGCCGTCCAGACCTGCCAGTAATACGAGCCGAACGCGACGGCGAGAAAGAGCGCGAACGAAACGCCGACCGAGAGCTCGAGTCCTGCGCCCAGGGCTTGACCGTACAGTGGGCCGAACGAGAGCACGAACATGAAGGTAAGCCCGACGACGACCAGAAACGGGACTGGGTCGACGGGCGTCCCCTCGTGGTTCCGAAGTCGCATGGGGGACGAACACCGTCGAGCGCCAAAGAGCTAAGTGTCGAACGAACCGTTCTCGAGTATGAGCGATCCGGAGGCGGATGAGAAATCCAGGGGGTTCAGCGAGGGGCTCTCCTCGTCACAGGGCGATATTCGCGTTCTGTTTGTACTGAACGCCCTCCTATCGACGCTGTTTGGCTGGACGATCATCTGGGGACTGTCGTTGCTAGGGATGGCCGAGTACTCCCTCATCAACGTCGCTACGGCTGCGATCGTCCTGTTTGCGTTGACCTACGCGGTAACGATGTCGTGACGTGGGAATCGATCACTGGCAACTCGGTTGGCGCTCGCTCGAGTGGACGGCACGT of the Natronosalvus vescus genome contains:
- a CDS encoding redox-regulated ATPase YchF; translated protein: MSRSYRIGLVGKPSVGKSSFFNAATMNDVPEGAYPFTTIDPSVGEAYVRVEDAAPEFGEVSTPSVGYLEGDVRFVPTKLVDVAGLIPGAHEGNGLGNQFLTDLNETDVLIHVVDFAGETTLEGEPTEGHDPREDIDFLETELDQWYLGILEKGIERYASGYTTEDDAIEADLAEQMSAFKTNEDELKLLIRRVGIGFDPEEWDDADRLELAREIRKTTKPMLIAANKMDTPEAQANFEAITSDPEYKHLTIVPCSAHAEKALKTADEAGVVDYRPGDDDFEITGDVSPEQEQGLEQIREFVTEYGATGVQAALETALFDVLGVIPVFPGGANGLGNERGEVLPDCYLIPPESTAEDFAYSLHSDIGDGFLYAIDCRSNRQLGKEYEVEPRDVIEVVTTN
- a CDS encoding CobW family GTP-binding protein, giving the protein MDTDMDGGIPVTILSGSLGAGKTTLLNQLLSNAGDRTLAVLVNDMGEVNVDAELVAEGSELDLEDGIAELSNGCICCELQDDLETAVVRLARDRSFDHLIVESSGISEPAPVARLFTTESRVAAKYTVDTLVTVLDTPAFLEAFSGEAVPERRGEDDDRPLSDLLVEQVEVSNVVLLNKADLCSDAELEHAAELVRALQPDAETIPTEFSAVDPDQLLGRGLFEQERLSDLPGWKRALEAGHDDGHEHGHGGDDGDRHADSHDDGHENSHHKHEHNHYHPDEVYGVSSFVYRRRRPFHPDRFAAFLRELPPEIVRAKGTAWLADNEMRVAIAQAGPSVRVTAQGPWIASLPAVERDMYRSSRPELEWDDEHGDRRTELVFIGTDYDESALRELLSAALVTDGEWGESVDEPDNDPFPVEQGGESVLREP
- a CDS encoding ArsA family ATPase, translating into MEPFVFFGGKGGVGKTTVSCAYGLRCARDGLRTLVVSTDPAHSVTDVFDQPFDDTPQPVEGIEGLDAMQLDPEDEVIRHLDEIRQDLSEQVSAAMVNEINRQLEMAHGTPGAYESALFDRFVDVMRDSDEYDRVVFDTAPSGSTLRLLGLPELLEQWIDRLMYKRRTSIDLFEKAAIGKNEPRRVMEGDPVLARLEGRKAFFEYAGTALREDAAFFLVLNPDELSLNETERSIEEFQEKDLAVRGLIANKLTPEPDPDENGRGARYLRERVKTESAHLETIRETFEPPLVAEIGWRVAEVKGDLLSDVAEELEIETSVEAPTSV